The Streptococcus mitis genomic sequence TATCAAGTATAGTATCTCTTTCTAATCAAATGTTAGCAAGTGCTCAGTCTGATAAAGCGACTACATTAGCCAATATTCAATCGACAGCAGCTTATCAATCTTTGACAAGTGAGCAACAAGCTGAAATAAGTGCTTCTGTATCTCAAAATTCGACTGATAGTATTCAATCGGCTCAGTCAATTGTAGCTTTAGTTAAAGGTTTACAGGGAAGTTTAGAAAACTTACAAAATCAATCTTCTAATCTTTCGATTTTAAAAAATCAAGCTAATCAAGTATTACCGATTGCTTCTACTTCTTTGACAGGATTGTCAAGTGGATTAACAGAGATACAAGGAGCTGTTACTAGCAAATTAGTTCCTGACAGTCAGTCGATTGCATTAGGTGTAAAGGTATATACTACAGGTGTTGATAAAGTTTCTCAAGGCGCAAGTCAACTAAGTGAAAAGAATTCCACCTTGACAGGTAGTTTGGATCAACTAGTTTCAGGCTCAACTACCTTGACACAAAAATCATCTAACTTGACAGCAGGAGTTGGTCAATTAGTTGAAAAAACTCCAGAATTAGTGTCTGGTATTGAAAAATTATCAACTGGCTCCAGTCAATTGAATCAAAAGAGTCAAGAATTGATAGCAGGAGTTGATAAATTGCAGTCAGGATCTAGCCAACTAGCTGACAAATCCAGTCAGTTAATTTCAGGTGCTTCTCAATTAGAAAGTGGAGCTAATAAATTGGCAGATGGATCTGGGAAACTTGCAGAAGGTGGAACAAAGTTAACTTCTGGATTGGAAGGTTTACAGACAGGAGTTGCTTCTTTGGGACAAGGACTAGGTAATGCTAGTGATCAACTTAAATCAGCATCAACGGAATCTAAAAATGCAGAGATTTTGTCAAATCCACTCAATCTTTCCAAAACAGACAATGACCAAGTTCCTGTAAATGGAATTGCAATGGCTCCTTATATGATATCAGTTGCTCTCTTTGTTGCAGCAATATCAACGAATATGATCTTTGCGAAGTTGCCTTCAGGACGTCATCCAGAGAGTCGTTGGGCTTGGTTAAAATCTCGAGCTGAAATAAATGGTATTATAGCTGTTTTGTCAGGAATTTTGGTATATGGAGGAGTTCATCTTATTGGTCTAACGGCTAATCATGAGATGAGAACATTTATTCTCATTATCATAACAAGTTTAGTATTCATGTCCATGGTGACCGCTTTAACAACATGGAATAGCCGTATAGGAGCTTTCTTCTCTCTTATCTTGCTTTTATTACAGTTAGCATCAAGTGCAGGTACTTACCCACTTGCTTTGACAAATGATTTCTTTAGAGCCATTAATCCTTGGTTACCAATGAGTTATTCAGTTTCTGGATTACGACAAACAATCTCTATGACAGGAAATATTCATCATCAAGTCATTTTCCTTGTTGTGATATTAGCCCTATTTACTGGTTTAGGTATGCTAGCCTATCAACCTAAGAAAATGGAAGAAGATTAAAAAAATCGACCAACTGGTCGATTTTTTTATGTCTTAGATGACTTTTGTCTGTGATTATAGATTCCAAATAGTAAGAGAGAAGTAAAGGAACAGATTGCTCCAGTAATAAAACCATTGGGAATGAAGGAAAGTGTAATAGTTCCTTTCCCCTTGGGAACGTCAACTTTCATAAATCCAGTTTGAGCTTGTTTAATTTCTATTTTCTTACCATCTTGGTAGGCAGACCAACCTTTGTCATAAGGAATGGTGAAGAAAATAGATGTATCTTGTTGGACATCATATGTAGCAAAAACCTTGTTTTTAGAAGTTGATACTGTTACAGGTTGTTCTTTGATTTTTTGAATAGCCTCAGTTAAAGTTTGGGTATCTAAACGATAG encodes the following:
- a CDS encoding YhgE/Pip domain-containing protein codes for the protein MFKEWKAIFKKPTFIIVMIGISLIPALYNIIFLSSMWDPYGQLSDLPVAVVNNDKEASYNYNTMTIGKDMVSNLKENKTLDFHFVDEEEGKKGLENGDYYMVVTLPSDLSEKAASILTDNPEQMQVDYQTSSGHSFIASKMSDSAMTQLKQSVSTNVTETYTKALFNKMVDLKDGMSQAASGSKKLTDGANQLVAGSQTLTTNLHSLAASSLTFSNGTEQFTKGLSAYVSGVEQLHLGLGNFNSGLVTYTGAVSQLDNGLGQLSSKSPELVRGINQLYTGVESYTGGVSQLNAGLNQFSSGVSVYTNGVGSLATGANQLSNQSATLRMGMEQLSEGIQQLSSKLDASSEQKDQINQLSSGLNQLNQAIQNIDVGDTKQLDSVLSSIVSLSNQMLASAQSDKATTLANIQSTAAYQSLTSEQQAEISASVSQNSTDSIQSAQSIVALVKGLQGSLENLQNQSSNLSILKNQANQVLPIASTSLTGLSSGLTEIQGAVTSKLVPDSQSIALGVKVYTTGVDKVSQGASQLSEKNSTLTGSLDQLVSGSTTLTQKSSNLTAGVGQLVEKTPELVSGIEKLSTGSSQLNQKSQELIAGVDKLQSGSSQLADKSSQLISGASQLESGANKLADGSGKLAEGGTKLTSGLEGLQTGVASLGQGLGNASDQLKSASTESKNAEILSNPLNLSKTDNDQVPVNGIAMAPYMISVALFVAAISTNMIFAKLPSGRHPESRWAWLKSRAEINGIIAVLSGILVYGGVHLIGLTANHEMRTFILIIITSLVFMSMVTALTTWNSRIGAFFSLILLLLQLASSAGTYPLALTNDFFRAINPWLPMSYSVSGLRQTISMTGNIHHQVIFLVVILALFTGLGMLAYQPKKMEED